The genomic stretch TTCTTGGTAAGTTGAACTCGTGCACATTTTCTCATTGCAGAGTTAGGCTGCTTTGCCTCAATTTGGACTTTTTCAAGAACAATACCCTTTGCTTGGGAAGATCCTGCTAATGGGTCAGATTTTCTTTTAAGATCAAGCATTCGTCGAAGGATAGATTTCTTACTTTTTCTGAATTTCTTCCTTCGCTTCATGAGCTTTTTTGCAGCATTTAAGCCAGATGATTTTGATCCCATGTAGACAACCTATATTTGATTATACTTTTATTTCATGCTACTTTTATTTCTTTGAGTTCAGGAAAATATCGTTTTGCAATGGATTCATAGTTGCGAAGATTTTGTCCGTTTCGCCCGATTAACATTCCACGGGTTTTGCTGTCATCAGCTTCAACAACAACGATACCCTCTTCAACACGTACCTCTTTTGCCGTTAATGGATAGATAATATTACGCACAAAAGAAACCAGCGTGGGATTGTATGCTACTATTTTAATCTTTCTATTTAAAGCCCGCTCGATTTGTTTCACAAGAATTCCTCGTTTACCAACAGCTTTTCCAACTTGTGAGGGTTCAACAACAAAGGTCAGTAAGGCATTAGTATCAATAAAGCAATCACGCACCTTACTGTTGGTCAATGTTTGAAACAATGACATATACTGAATTAAATTAATATCATACTTAATTCGGGTCAATTTCCACCTTTAAGAACGCCCAATACAGAAATCGCAAATGGCTTTTTGCAAATAATTCCTAATTCGTCATTCGGTTGTTCGAGCTGTATAACCTCGGTACCACTGATGCTCTTATAGTGAGCAAGATCATTGTTTACTCCCACAGGACAGTTACTCGTGACATAGACCGTCGCTAGTCTGCCCAAACGCATATTTTTTATGGTTTCTTTTGTCCCAATGACCATGTTCCCTGTCTCAAGGATTTTCTTAATCGTCCGGATATTTTCATCTTCAACAACTTTTTTTCGTGCCATACCCGTGGGGAAAATCGAATTGTTTTTTAAATGTTGCGTTTCTGTTCAGTGAAATAGGTAATAACTGGGAAAGTAAATCTCACTTATGTAAACACTATACGTTAATTCGAGAATGTAACCAAAAAGAGTTTCGGCACCTATTTTATTCTGCTGCAAAAAGTTGCAATGCTCCTGGATACTTCTCTTCAATTGTTAAAGTGAAGTCATGCACTTTTGGATCATAAAGTTTCCCCTCGGATAAAACTCTATGCCAAAATGTTGGGTCATTGCATGATGCGATGGCTCTACTTCTTTGCTCGGCACCTTGGTCACCTAACAATCCAGTATGTAAGACATGGACATCAAAAACATTACTTACTCCATAAATATCAAGATAAGCAGCGACATCTGCTTCAGGACACTCCCGTGAGCTCATAAAGGATTGAACTCTTTCTTCAGGAACTGAACCTGCATCTAATGATTCTATTCTTTCTCCAACAAACCTAACTGCTCTATTCTTGATATCATAATCACTTTTACCTCTATAACCTAGGGTTGATAAAGTTGACCAAGCATCCAATCTTCTCGTTGACGGATGATCTGGCTCAACATCATAAATTTCTTTAGTTCCTTCGTCTGCATAACGTGATGGTGTAAACTCGATCAATTTAGATCCACTATGTAGAATGACTAAATCAATATCACGTGGCTTATCACTTCGTAGAGTCGATCCGTACAATAAAACTCCCTCTAAACGTGCATTTGCCCACGATTTTCCATGAAGTATTGCCGCTGTATCTCTTGCAATTTCATAAAAAGATTCATTTGCAGAATTCAACCACGGATCAATTAACTGAAGAGCTATTCCTACTTGAGAAGCATCACCACAGAATCTATAAACACCATCAATTTGTTCAACTAGTCCTTGTTGGCTTAGCAATCTTAGAGAACGTTCAACTGGTCTTGCCCTGTAACCTGCGGATGACGCAATTTCATCTAATGAAGCATCACTTTTCGTTAATCTCTTCAATACAGCAAGATTTCTTAAAACAATGCTTTCTTGATACATAGTGAATGAAAATGAGCCTCTATTTAAAAAGATTTTTTAAATAGCACATCTTTGCATGTTTCTTACGCTACGTTGTTGATGATCTTTCCTTTGCTAAAGCCCTGGATGTTTGCAAGTGTTGTTTCAAGGATGCGTTGGATTGCTTCCTGAGAATTAAACGCATTATGTGGGGTAATGATGACATTGTTCATTTTCATGAGAAGATGATCCTCTAAAATGGTCTTTAAGTTTGCTGTTGCCTTAAACTGCTTGGTCAGCAATGAAAATTCTTCTTTTACCTCGCCTTCTTCTTCAAGAACGTCAAGTGCAACAGCAGCGATCTTTCCTTGCTGAAGAGCCTTGACCAAGGCATCGGTATCAATAATACCCCCACGAGCAGTGTTGATGAGAACAACACCTTTTTTCATCTGCGCAATGGTTGTATGATTGATCAGATGATGCGTCGGTTTGATGAGCGGTACATGTAAGGTGATAATATCTGCTTTCTTGAGGAGACTCGGTAGTGAGGCGTAGTGGAATCCTACCTGTTTTGCCATTTTTTGATCTCTATGGGGATCATAGACAAGAACACGCATGGCAAAACCAACACCAATTCGTGCAACATGTTTGCCAATATTCCCTCCACCGATAATCCCTAATGTTTTTCCTTGGAGATCAAATCCCCGTAACGAAACATCAGTTTCAAACCGTTGCTGTTCATGGGTTCGTTGGATTGAAGGATAGATCTTTCGAGAGAGTGCCAACATCAATGCAAAGGTATGTTCAGCAACCGTATTTTCACCATAGGTTGGAACATTACAGACGACAATGCCTTTTTTTTTGCAGGTTGCGAGGTCAATATGATCCACACCTGTTGACATCGTTGCAATTAATTTCAGGTTTGGCAATGCCTGAAGGATTTCTTTGGTGAAGCAAGAATACACAAAGGCAGCAACAACCTCAACATCTTTTAGTTGCTTGCAATGTGACCTTTGCAGCGGACTGTCAAAGTATTGGACGTCATGGCTCTTGAGTTGTTTTCGAATAAGCTCTTTCTGCCATGGTTCAACATCAAAAAATGCGATACGAATGTTATTCACCTCTTTTTATGAGCATGATCATTATCATCAAACAAAGGTTCTTTAAAAACTTTCCGCTAATGTACTTCAAAAACTTCGTTCCTTTTACTCTCCCAATCATCGGACCAAGCCAATTTGGGTACGGTGTCTTTTATTTCTCATGGGCTTACATAAAACCCCTGCATTCAAGTGTTTCATTGAAACATCCAATGTACATACACGCCACGCCGATGGCGGCTGACGGATTGCTTGCGAGCAATCCTACGAAGCACCCCGAAGGGGGCGTGTCCCCCGCTTCGTCAGCGCCGACTTTGGCGTGCACGAGTCGGGGGACGCCCCAGTTGGGGTGACTCGTAGGCTGCAAAGCAGCCGTGGCACCGCCATTACCGGCGCTGTGAAATTAAGATTTACTTTGTAGGTAGTCCATTCGTCAATCAGCGACTGACCAATTGTTATTTTTGGTTTAACTTTAGAAACCTTTATATGCAAGGATTTGCTTGATAATACTATGTCTGTTCATCAGAGAGAAAAAAGAGGAACTAGTTCTGAGAATACTGATTGGTACCTTTTACCTCCCGAAGATATCCTTCTTCGTTTGCATACAACCGAAAAGGGGTTAGTTTCCGAGGAGATTTCTGAACGAGTTAAAATACATGGAAAGAACAAACTCAAAGATCACCATCGCACTACAGGAGTTGAACTTTTTTTTCGACAATTTCGTGCCTTTGTTATTTGGGTTCTTCTTGCAGCGGGTGTTCTTTCTTATGTAACTGGTCATATGGTTGAGGTTGTTGTCATTGCTCTTATCATTCTTTTCGCCATATTACTTGGCTTTTTTGAAGAATACAAAGCTTCTCGTGATATGGAAGCACTTCTGGAGTTATCACCTAAAAAAGCCATGATTCTTCGAGATGGTAAGAAACAAGAGATCATAACCGAGGATATAACCGTGGGTGATGTGCTGATACTCCATCGTGGAGATATCGTGCCAGCAGATGCTCGTCTCCTTGAAGTCAATGATCTTGCTGTTGACGAATCTCCCTTAACCGGGGAGAGTATTGCCATTACGAAAGAGGTTGTGACATACACGGAAAAAAAGCCTGTTTCAGAGCAAAAAAATATGATTTTTGCAGGAACTCATATTGTCAATGGTGATGGACGAGCAGTTGTTGTTGCTATCGGTGAACATACAGAAATTGGACAGATCTCAAGTATGATGCAAGGGATTGAAGAACAGACGACACCGCTCCAAAAACGCCTTGATCGCTTGACGAAAGAGTTGTCCTTTGCAGCCATTATTCTGGCTTTTTTAGTATTCCTCTTTGGTATCTGGCGAGGTAATGAATGGAGCAGCATGCTTCTTTTTTCTCTTGCAGTTATTGTCTCAGGCATACCAGAAAGTCTTCCTGCAGTCGTTGCGGTTACCCTTGCAGCAGGTGTTAAACGTATGGCCCATAAGCAGGCAATTATCAAACGTTTGCCAGCAGTTGAAACACTGGGGACTTGTACGGTTATCTGTACTGACAAAACAGGTACCTTAACCCAGAATAAGATGGTTATCCAGACCATTTATACCTTAGATGCTGAGGTAAAAGTAACTGGGAACGGTTACAATCCTGATGGGGTCTTCTTTATTGAGGATGCACAGATCGAACCAACAAAACACGCAACGGTTTCAAAAATTATTGAAATTGGTGTGCTCTGTAATAATGCAGATATCCGTTTGGAAAAAGAGGAATGGATTGTCGATGGAGAGGCAACTGAGGGAGCGCTTATCGTTCTTGCGCGAAAAGCAGGGATCCTTAAAGAGGACTATCATCAACAGTATCCACGGAGAAAAGAACATCCCTTTGATCCGGTAAGAAAATGTATGAGTGTGGTGCATAAAGTCAAGAAAAAGCATATTGCCTACTCAAAGGGTGCTCCAGAGATTCTCATTAAAAAAGCATTATTTGCCTTGCATGACGGCAAGATTGTTCGATTAACACCTGAGCTAAAGAAGAAGTTTCTCAACCAGGCAAAGCTCTATGAGGAAAAGGGTTTACGTGTTTTAGGTTTAGCATACAAAGAGCATAAGGGATCATTTGCCTTAACGAACGTCGAACAGCAACTTATCTTTGTTGGTTTGGTTTCTATGCGTGATCCACCTCATGTCGATGTTAAAGAATCCATTGCCAAATGTCATGCAGCAGGAACTAAAGTGGTGATGATTACTGGAGATAATGAACTTACCGCAAAGGCTATCGCAGAAGAGTTGGGCATTTATCATCATGGCGATGTTGTTCTTACCGGCATGCAATTAGAGCATCTGAAAGAGCAAGAATACGAA from Candidatus Woesearchaeota archaeon encodes the following:
- a CDS encoding 30S ribosomal protein S12 codes for the protein MGSKSSGLNAAKKLMKRRKKFRKSKKSILRRMLDLKRKSDPLAGSSQAKGIVLEKVQIEAKQPNSAMRKCARVQLTKNGKQITAFVPGDGATKLVDEHDEVIVECIGGKMGKAKGDIPGVRWQIIKVNDQSLVALLAGKLEKARK
- a CDS encoding NusA-like transcription termination signal-binding factor: MTRIKYDINLIQYMSLFQTLTNSKVRDCFIDTNALLTFVVEPSQVGKAVGKRGILVKQIERALNRKIKIVAYNPTLVSFVRNIIYPLTAKEVRVEEGIVVVEADDSKTRGMLIGRNGQNLRNYESIAKRYFPELKEIKVA
- a CDS encoding ribosomal L7Ae/L30e/S12e/Gadd45 family protein, with the translated sequence MARKKVVEDENIRTIKKILETGNMVIGTKETIKNMRLGRLATVYVTSNCPVGVNNDLAHYKSISGTEVIQLEQPNDELGIICKKPFAISVLGVLKGGN
- a CDS encoding hydroxyacid dehydrogenase codes for the protein MNNIRIAFFDVEPWQKELIRKQLKSHDVQYFDSPLQRSHCKQLKDVEVVAAFVYSCFTKEILQALPNLKLIATMSTGVDHIDLATCKKKGIVVCNVPTYGENTVAEHTFALMLALSRKIYPSIQRTHEQQRFETDVSLRGFDLQGKTLGIIGGGNIGKHVARIGVGFAMRVLVYDPHRDQKMAKQVGFHYASLPSLLKKADIITLHVPLIKPTHHLINHTTIAQMKKGVVLINTARGGIIDTDALVKALQQGKIAAVALDVLEEEGEVKEEFSLLTKQFKATANLKTILEDHLLMKMNNVIITPHNAFNSQEAIQRILETTLANIQGFSKGKIINNVA
- a CDS encoding cation-transporting P-type ATPase, translated to MSVHQREKRGTSSENTDWYLLPPEDILLRLHTTEKGLVSEEISERVKIHGKNKLKDHHRTTGVELFFRQFRAFVIWVLLAAGVLSYVTGHMVEVVVIALIILFAILLGFFEEYKASRDMEALLELSPKKAMILRDGKKQEIITEDITVGDVLILHRGDIVPADARLLEVNDLAVDESPLTGESIAITKEVVTYTEKKPVSEQKNMIFAGTHIVNGDGRAVVVAIGEHTEIGQISSMMQGIEEQTTPLQKRLDRLTKELSFAAIILAFLVFLFGIWRGNEWSSMLLFSLAVIVSGIPESLPAVVAVTLAAGVKRMAHKQAIIKRLPAVETLGTCTVICTDKTGTLTQNKMVIQTIYTLDAEVKVTGNGYNPDGVFFIEDAQIEPTKHATVSKIIEIGVLCNNADIRLEKEEWIVDGEATEGALIVLARKAGILKEDYHQQYPRRKEHPFDPVRKCMSVVHKVKKKHIAYSKGAPEILIKKALFALHDGKIVRLTPELKKKFLNQAKLYEEKGLRVLGLAYKEHKGSFALTNVEQQLIFVGLVSMRDPPHVDVKESIAKCHAAGTKVVMITGDNELTAKAIAEELGIYHHGDVVLTGMQLEHLKEQEYEQIIDAVSVYARVTPKHKLKIVATLQKKGHIVAMTGDGVNDAPALKKADIGIAMGQTGTEVAKEAAEMVLKDDQFTTIVNAIEQGRTTYANIQKFIYFLLLGNFCEVILVVVAVMAGVNLPLTTLMILFVNLVTSDIPALGLSIEKPSPHIMKQKPRNPRESILNEYILLRITELVPLVVLGTLALYIWYLQIAIVDLPKAQTVTFATIIFFELFHALNAKSLNESIFSKRFFSNRYMLGGIFISTLLTLTVIYWSPLQDIFGTVALGFTDWIPILLISSSILFFTEIQKTLVSAEFKERAKIELSPERSQ